TCTGTGCAGGCCTGCTTGCCAGAATGCAGCCAACGGCGGCAGCCGACGGGCGCAGCACGCCGTCAGCCGGCTTAAATGCGATGAGCCTGGAAAGCTTTCGCCCCCCAGGCTCCCGATCACTCGGCTCGCGAGACGTTGACCGTCATCTCGCTAACTGAACCAGCGCGGCGCCCCTTGCGGGTCGGCCCATCGCCCTGGCTGACGTCCCGTCGCAGGGCCGTCACTTGTGACATCCTCAGAATACACCGCCCGCAAGCCCTTGTCTACAGGATCGTCTGCTCATTCGTGGTCGTCTTGGGTGGACCTGATCGTTCCGAACGAATCTCGCCGGCGTCATCATGCCCAGCCGGCAGGCTGTGGCCCAAAACTTCCTGCCTGGCGACACCCGTCTGGTACAGTCCGTCCGTCCGCCTGGAGGTGTGCCGAGATGTGTGGCATCGCTGGAGCGCTCAGTCTCGGCGCGGGATCGAGCGTCCTCGACACGGTCGATCCGATGACGGCGTGCCTCTTCCATCGCGGCCCGGACGAGGACGGCATCTACCGTGACGAGCACGTCGCGCTCGGATCGCGCCGCCTGAGCATCGTGGACATCGCCGGCAGCACCCAGCCCATCGCCAACGAGGATGAGACGGTCTGGGTGGTGTTCAACGGCCAGATCTACAACTACGTCGAGCTGCGCGCCGATCTCGAGAAGCGCCACACCTTCCGTACCCAGGGCGACACCGAGACGCTCGTCCACCTCTACGAGGAGCACGGCCCGAACTTCCTGCACCTGCTGCGCGGGATGTTCGTCTTCGCGATCTGGGACACGAAGAAGCAGGCGCTGCTGCTCGGGCGGGACCGCTTCGGCAAGAAGCCCCTCTACTACACCCGCACGGACACCGGGCGGCCGGACCGCTTCCAGTTTGCCTCGGAGATCAAGGCGCTGCTCGGGGCGGGCGAGGTCGAGACGACGCTCGATCGGACGGCCGTCTACCAGTACCTCTGCTTCGGGTTTGTGCCGCACCCGCGCACGGCCTACCGCGAGATCGCCGCTGTGCCACCGGCCCACTGGCTGCAGATCGACGTCCAGGGACGCCAGACGCTCCAGCGCTACTGGCAGCTGCCGCCCGGCGGGACGTTTACCGGCACCCGCGAGGACGCGCTCGACCAGATCCGCACGATCTTTGACGAGTCCGTCAAGATTCGCTTGCGGAGCGACGTGCCGGTGGGCGTCTTCCTCTCGGGAGGGATCGACAGCGGCCTCGTGACGGCCTCGGCCGCCCGCGCAGCCGTCGAGCCGCTCCAGAGCTTCTCCATCGGCTTCGCAGATCAGCGCTTCGACGAGCGCCCGCTGGCCCGGCTCGTCGCGCAGCAGTACGGCACGCGGCACACCGAGGTCGTGGTGGACCTGGGTGCCGAGGTCGCAAGGCCCGAGGATCTGCTGACGCGCCTCGTCAACATGTACGACCAGCCGTACGCGGACTCCTCGGCGATCCCCAGCAACGCCGTGGCCCGCGAGGCACGCAAGCACCTGAAGGTCGTGATGACCGGCGACGGCGGCGACGAGATCTTCGCCGGCTACCGCCGCTACACCGCTGCCCTGCTGGCCGACTGGATGACCGCGACCCTGGGGCCAGTCGCGCCGCTGGCCGCGAAGATGGCTCCGGCCCCGCGCCGCCGCCGTGGTCCCGTCGCGTTTGCGCTGCGGCTGATGGAGGGCGTCGCGCTCCCCCCGCGCGAGCGGTACATCCGCTGGAGCGGCCTGTTCACGGACGCCGACGCCGCCGATCTCTGCCGGCCGGAGTTCCTGGGCGGCGTGACGGAGCAGGCGCGCAGCGTGGTGGATGCGCGGGTCGAGGCGTGCATCGCGGGGGGTATTCATGAGCCGGCCGCCCTGATGATGGCCGCCGACGCGACGCACGTCCTGGTAGACGACTTCCTGGTCAAGATGGACATTGCGACGATGGCGAACTCGCTGGAAGCGCGCTCGCCGTTCATCGATCATGTACTGGTGGAGTTCGCCGTCAGCCTGCCGGACCGGATCCGCGCCTCGGCGTTCCAGACCAAGCCGCTCCTGCGTGAGCTGGCCCGCGAGCGGCTCCCTGCCGAGCTGGTCAAGGCCCCGAAGCGCGGCTTCGAGGTCCCGATGGCCTCCTGGATTCGCCACGAGCTGCGCGAGCTGGTGCAGGACGCGCTGCTCGCGCCCGATGCCCGCTGCGCGGCGGTGGTCCGGCCGGCCGCCGTGCGCCAGCTAATCGTGGAGCACATGAGCGAGAAGCGGGACCACGCAATGCGGATCTGGGCGCTGCTCAACCTGGAGTGGTGGCTACGCTCGGAGCGCGCGCCCCGCACGGCGTGACCTGCGCCAGCGGCCTGGCTCCTGGCTCAGAACATCACCGGGCGGCCCTGCGCGCCGTCCACCGCGATGTGCGTCCCGTTCACCCATCGCGCCCGATCTGACAGCACGAACGTCACCACGTCTGCGACCTCCTGGGGCGTTCCGAGCCGCCCCCACGGCAGCTCCCGCGCGATCCACGCCGCGAACGCCTCGGGCTGCTGTTCCTGGCGGGCCGCCCAGCCGCCACCAGGGAACATGATCGAGCCGGGGCTGACGGTGTTCACACGGATGCGCTTCGGGGCCAGCTCCCAGGCCAGTGCGCCAGCCAGGAAGATCTCGCCGGCCTTGGCCGCGCCGTACTGCGAACGCGGCCCCGGCTTGACCCCGGAGACCGACGCGATGGTGACCACGCTGCCGCCTCCGCGCCGCTCGAAGTGGGGGACGGCGGCGCGGATGGCCCTGACCGCATGAAAGAGGTTCAGGTCGAACGTCCGCGCCCAGTCCTCGGGGGTGGACTCCAGCAGGCTGCCGCCGGCCGTCCCCCCGACGTTCGCCACCAGCAGGTCGGCCCCGCCGAGCGCCGCGGCCGCCTCGTCCACGAAGCGCTCGACCTCGCCGGGCGCAGTCACGTCCGCCACCACGCCGTGGGCTGTCGCGCCGAGCGCACGCAGCTCCGCGAGCGCCCGGTCGAGCGTCTCCTGGCCCCGCCCGCAGATGGCGACGTGGCAGCCCTCGGCCGCCAGTTGCTCGACGATGGCCCGGCCGATCCCCCGGCTGCCGCCAGTCACCAACGCCACCTTGCCCCGCAACCCGAGATCCATGCTCGCCCCCTGCCGCGCGCGGCCTGACCGGCCTGACGCGTGTGCCGACAAGAGACTGCCCGATCCGCCCCGTCGTGTCAACCGGCGTGACGCCACATCCGCTGGAACCTGACGGACCACCCGCGATCAGGAGGCAGGCGCGGACGCCACGTGGGCACATTCGGGGCCGTAGGCGGCTCAGGCGGCTCAGGCGGCTCAGGCGGGGCCGGCGATGGCGGTCAGCAGCCCGTTCAGCCGATACGGCTTCGGCAGGAGCCCTTCGCCGCCGCGCTCGATCACCGTGGCAGGGTCGATCTGCGCGCCCCAGCCGGTGCTGAGGATGAAGCGCGTGCCCGGCGCGATCTCGCGGACGTGGTCGAGCAAGTCCCAGCCGTTCATGCCGGCCCCGAGTCCCAGGTCCGAGAGGATCAGGTCAAACGGCTGCGCGGCGGCGGCGAGCTTGTCGAGCGCCTCCTCGGCCGATGCCGCCGTGATGATGGTGTGGCCGTGTGGGACCAGCATCATCGAGACCATGCGCGTGATCGACGGCTCGTCGTCCACCACCAGGATGCGGAGTCCGCCGGGCTCCGCCTGCCGGGCGCGCGGCAGTGGCGGCGGCTTCTGCCCAGTAGCGGCCGGCAGGGTCACGGTGACCGTCGTGCCGTGCCCGGGCGGGGAGGCGATCGTCAATGAGCCGCCGTGCCGCTCTACGATCCCGTAGACGATGGCGAGGCCGAGGCCGGTCCCACGCTCGCCCTTGGTGGTGAAGAACGGCTCGAAGACGTGCTGCAACGCGCTCTCTGGGATGCCAACCCCGCTGTCAGAGACCGTGATCG
This portion of the Chloroflexota bacterium genome encodes:
- the asnB gene encoding asparagine synthase (glutamine-hydrolyzing), translating into MCGIAGALSLGAGSSVLDTVDPMTACLFHRGPDEDGIYRDEHVALGSRRLSIVDIAGSTQPIANEDETVWVVFNGQIYNYVELRADLEKRHTFRTQGDTETLVHLYEEHGPNFLHLLRGMFVFAIWDTKKQALLLGRDRFGKKPLYYTRTDTGRPDRFQFASEIKALLGAGEVETTLDRTAVYQYLCFGFVPHPRTAYREIAAVPPAHWLQIDVQGRQTLQRYWQLPPGGTFTGTREDALDQIRTIFDESVKIRLRSDVPVGVFLSGGIDSGLVTASAARAAVEPLQSFSIGFADQRFDERPLARLVAQQYGTRHTEVVVDLGAEVARPEDLLTRLVNMYDQPYADSSAIPSNAVAREARKHLKVVMTGDGGDEIFAGYRRYTAALLADWMTATLGPVAPLAAKMAPAPRRRRGPVAFALRLMEGVALPPRERYIRWSGLFTDADAADLCRPEFLGGVTEQARSVVDARVEACIAGGIHEPAALMMAADATHVLVDDFLVKMDIATMANSLEARSPFIDHVLVEFAVSLPDRIRASAFQTKPLLRELARERLPAELVKAPKRGFEVPMASWIRHELRELVQDALLAPDARCAAVVRPAAVRQLIVEHMSEKRDHAMRIWALLNLEWWLRSERAPRTA
- a CDS encoding SDR family oxidoreductase, which produces MDLGLRGKVALVTGGSRGIGRAIVEQLAAEGCHVAICGRGQETLDRALAELRALGATAHGVVADVTAPGEVERFVDEAAAALGGADLLVANVGGTAGGSLLESTPEDWARTFDLNLFHAVRAIRAAVPHFERRGGGSVVTIASVSGVKPGPRSQYGAAKAGEIFLAGALAWELAPKRIRVNTVSPGSIMFPGGGWAARQEQQPEAFAAWIARELPWGRLGTPQEVADVVTFVLSDRARWVNGTHIAVDGAQGRPVMF